The genomic region CGCCGTCGACCAGTTGGTGGAAGAGCTGATCGACGCCGGTTCGCGCCAAAGCCTGATAGCCCACGCCAGGGCGCTGGATCGCGTACTCCAGTTTGGTTACTACGTAATTCCCAACTGGCACATCAAGACCTTCCGCGTGGCGTACTGGGACCATTTGGGCCATCCGAAGGTCTCACCACGCTACGACGTGGGCACGGCCACCTGGTGGGCCAAACCCGACGTCAAACCGGCGGTCTCCCTGGACACCACGCAAAACGCCGATACGGCGAGCGGAGGCAATTGAATGCTGGCCTATATTGTTCGCCGCCTGTTGCTGATCATCCCCACGCTGTTCGGGATCTTGCTGATCAACTTCGTCATTATCCAGGCGGCCCCCGGGGGCCCAGTGGAGCAGATGATCGCCAAGCTCGAAGGTTTTGACGGCGCCACCAGCCGCATCGCCGGCGGCGGTGCCGAAGTCGCGGTGGCCGGTTCCAGCTACCGTGGTGCCCAGGGCCTGGACCCGGCGCTGATCCAGGAAATCGAAAAGATGTACGGCTTCGACAAATCGGCGCCGGAACGTTTGTGGATCATGGTCAAGAACTACGCCCAGCTGGATTTCGGCGACAGCTTCTTCCGTGACGCCAAGGTCATCGACCTGATCAAGGAAAAGATGCCGGTGTCCATCTCCCTCGGGCTATGGAGCACCCTGATCATGTACCTGGTGTCGATCCCCCTGGGGATCGCCAAGGCTACACGCCACGGTAGCCACTTCGATGTGTGGACCAGCTCGGCGATCATCGTCGGCTATGCGATCCCGGCGTTCCTGTTTGCAATCCTGCTGATCGTAGTGTTTGCCGGAGGCAGCTACCTGGACTGGTTCCCGTTGCGCGGCCTGACCTCCAACAACTTCGATGAGTTGAGTTGGAGCGGCAAGATCCTCGATTACTTCTGGCACCTGGCGCTGCCTGTCACCGCGCTGGTGATCGGCAACTTCGCAACCATGACCCTGCTGACCAAAAACAGCTTTCTTGACGAGATCAACAAGCAATACGTGGTCACCGCCAAGGCCAAGGGGTTGACCAACCACCGCGTGCTCTATGGCCACGTGTTCCGCAACGCCATGCTGCTGGTAATCGCCGGTTTCCCTTCGGCCTTCATCGGCATCTTCTTTACCGGCTCGTTGCTGGTGGAAGTGATCTTCTCCCTCGACGGCCTGGGCCTGATGAGCTTTGAAGCGGCGATCAACCGCGATTATCCGGTGGTGTTCGGCACGCTGTTTATCTTCACCCTGCTGGGGCTGGTCGTGAAACTGATCGGTGACCTCACCTATACCCTGGTCGATCCGCGTATCGACTTCGCCAGCCGGGAGCATTGAGATGAACCTGTCCCCCCTCAATCGCCGCCGGTTCGAGCGGTTCAAGGCCAACAAGCGTGGCTGGTGGTCGCTGTGGCTGTTCCTGGTCCTGTTCGTACTGAGCCTGGGCGCCGAGTTGATCGCCAACGATAAGCCCCTGGCCGTACACTTCGATGGCGGCTGGTACTTCCCGGCGCTCAAGCGCTACCCGGAGACCACCTTCGGCGGCGAGTTCCCCCTGGAAGCCAACTACAAGAGCCCGTACATCCAGGAGTTACTCAAGGCCAAGGACGCCTGGACGCTCTGGGCGCCAATCCCGTTCAGCTACCAAAGCATCAACTACGACCTGAAGGTCCCCGCCCCCGCGCCCCCCTCGAGCACCAACCTGCTGGGCACCGATGATCAGGGCCGTGATGTGCTGGCGCGAGTAATCTATGGTTTTCGCGTATCGGTGCTGTTTGCCCTGACCCTGACCGTGCTCAGTTCGATCATCGGCGTGATTGCCGGTGCCTTGCAGGGCTTCTACGGCGGCTGGGTCGACCTGGCCGGCCAGCGCTTTCTGGAGATCTGGTCGGGGCTGCCGGTGCTCTACCTGCTGATAATCCTCGCCAGCTTCGTGCAGCCCAACTTCTGGTGGCTGCTGGGGATCATGCTGTTGTTTTCGTGGATGAGCCTGGTGGACGTGGTGCGTGCCGAGTTCCTGCGTGGGCGCAACCTCGAATACGTGCGTGCGGCACGGGCGTTGGGCATGCAGAACGGCGCGATCATGTTCCGTCATATCCTGCCCAATGCGATGGTCTCGACCATGACCTTCCTGCCGTTCATCCTCACCGGCGCCATCGGCACCCTCACCGCCCTGGACTTCCTTGGCTTTGGCCTGCCGGCCGGTTCGCCATCACTGGGTGAGCTGGTGGCCCAGGGCAAATCCAACCTGCAGGCGCCGTGGCTGGGCATGAGTGCCTTCGCGGTACTGGCGATCATGTTGAGTTTGCTGGTGTTTATCGGCGAGTCCGCTCGCGATGCGTTCGACCCGAGGAAATGAGATGACTCAGGACAATCTGATCGAAATCCGCGACCTGAGTGTCGAGTTCGTCACGGGTGAGCAACACCATCGCGTGGTCAATCACGTCAGCTTCGACATCAAGCGTGGCGAAACCCTGGCGTTGGTAGGTGAAAGCGGTTCCGGCAAATCGGTGACGGCCCATTCGATCCTGCGCCTGCTGCCCTACCCGTTGGCAAGGCACCCGTCCGGCACCATCGAATATGCCGGGCAAGACCTGCTGACCCTGAAA from Pseudomonas synxantha harbors:
- a CDS encoding ABC transporter permease, translated to MNLSPLNRRRFERFKANKRGWWSLWLFLVLFVLSLGAELIANDKPLAVHFDGGWYFPALKRYPETTFGGEFPLEANYKSPYIQELLKAKDAWTLWAPIPFSYQSINYDLKVPAPAPPSSTNLLGTDDQGRDVLARVIYGFRVSVLFALTLTVLSSIIGVIAGALQGFYGGWVDLAGQRFLEIWSGLPVLYLLIILASFVQPNFWWLLGIMLLFSWMSLVDVVRAEFLRGRNLEYVRAARALGMQNGAIMFRHILPNAMVSTMTFLPFILTGAIGTLTALDFLGFGLPAGSPSLGELVAQGKSNLQAPWLGMSAFAVLAIMLSLLVFIGESARDAFDPRK
- a CDS encoding microcin C ABC transporter permease YejB, producing the protein MLAYIVRRLLLIIPTLFGILLINFVIIQAAPGGPVEQMIAKLEGFDGATSRIAGGGAEVAVAGSSYRGAQGLDPALIQEIEKMYGFDKSAPERLWIMVKNYAQLDFGDSFFRDAKVIDLIKEKMPVSISLGLWSTLIMYLVSIPLGIAKATRHGSHFDVWTSSAIIVGYAIPAFLFAILLIVVFAGGSYLDWFPLRGLTSNNFDELSWSGKILDYFWHLALPVTALVIGNFATMTLLTKNSFLDEINKQYVVTAKAKGLTNHRVLYGHVFRNAMLLVIAGFPSAFIGIFFTGSLLVEVIFSLDGLGLMSFEAAINRDYPVVFGTLFIFTLLGLVVKLIGDLTYTLVDPRIDFASREH